Within Eschrichtius robustus isolate mEscRob2 chromosome X, mEscRob2.pri, whole genome shotgun sequence, the genomic segment CCTTTCATCCAGATGCAGGGTCAGGTGCAAGAGGACAAAaggcatttttataaaatttacagagatttttttttaatgtcttctatCTTGGCCCCTGTGGGCCACTGGAGGGGAATTCGGTAAGCAGTGTCTTCAGTCAAGTGGTCAGTGTTGTTATGATCTACGACCACGTCCATCCAGCAAAAGAATCCAGGTGACTGAACCAGAATGAAGTTCAAATCCCCTAGGCCCCTTTTGGGCTGAGCTGCCACCTCTTTTGTCCTGACCATTACCCAGAAGGTATCCAATAGACGATGATCCCTTTCTGGTGACAGCCACATCCAGTGACCAAACTGACTTACTTAAGTGTGTGGACCAGGAAGAGGTAGAGAGAGGTAGAGTCTGAAATCCTTTTGAGTCCATTTTTGAGGAGGCTTTCAATGTTCAACAATAAGATATCTGCTGATGGTAGGCAGCAATGTTGGGTGCACCACTTTCAGACTGCAAACACTCTGCATCAGAAACATAGAGATTTTTACTTTGTACCCAGTCTCTGATGGTGGATGTGTTACCATGTCCAAGGGACAACGGCAGTGATCTGAGCAGCACAGACTCCATCCACTGCTTGATTCTAGTTGGTCTCATCAGAGAACAGGCCCATACTATGGGCGTCTACATCAGTCACCCAGACTGACCTCAACCACTCACCATCCATTACAGATTCCCACAGGCCACCATCATTGTCCTCAGAAATCCCCATTCACTCTCACCAGAGACCCTCTATCAGACAACCTCCTCCATCACCATCTCTCAAGCCCTAAAATTCAAATCACGTTCCAACTCTATGCCAACTGCTGTTCAGCTGCTTCTGAGAACCACTTCCATTTCCAGTCCCCACCACTAAGATCACCTTTTCTAAGGGCTGCTCTTTTTTTCACAGGTGCAGTGAGGCCACCATTTCTGTCCAGCATGAGAAAGCTAAATTGCTCTAAAGCTGTGATTTTCCAACTTTTTAAAGTATCATAGCCttttcagaaacagaaaaggggaaaaaataaaaataaaaaaaataaaaacagaaaaggggGGTGCTACTTGTGGAATTTGGGTTTCCTCTTTAAGCAAAACAAGGGTCAGTAAAGGACAAGACCCTGCCTTTTCTGCCACTAgccgccccgcccccagctcaAGTAGACCTGCTTACTGGATGATAAATGTGTCAGTCAAAGCAAGACCCTCCCCTCGACTGCCAATAGACCCGTGCTATGCAGGGCCCGTGGCTCAGACATTCTGACTCGTTGGAAAGGCTATCAATCAAGTCCCCACTCCCGCCCCCTGCTCGCAGATGAGCGGCGGGTCCAGAGCCTGCACTCACAAACAGGCTGGCTGGTCAATCAGTCCTCCACCCTCTCGCTCAGCACACCCAGCGCCCCAGGAGCAAGAGCTCTTGATTGGCCATCTGCTGCCTTTTCAGATGGAGAACCCACCCTCTAAAGGTGGCAAAGCTGCTGTGATGAACAGCTGATTAACCCAAGGGCTGTCACTGGCCCACAGATCTGTCACGACTGGCTCCACCTCTTCCCAGACATCTATTGACACGAAGACGGGCGGGCCTGCAAACAGGCTCTGCGCGCATCCCAGCTTCCCTCTGCTGGTCCTTTTAAGGTGTCCGGTTTGGAGCCCAGTCTCCACCAGGGAAGAGAGACCGTGGCGCAGTGTAGGTTTCCCAGACTGTAAGAGCGCAGAGGGAAAGAGTCCCTATGCAGCCGcattctggaaaaacaaaaacctggggGTGGGTCCAAAACACTTTTAAAGATTAACTCAACAAGCTGCTTCTTTGGAGTTCTCACGTAGCGCTTAGGTATTGGCTCTCCTTCAGACTGCATGGGAAATTTTACCTGCATGTGTGCATGTctgattttttcaaaatatatttaaactttCTGTAATTGTGTTTTCTGTAAGATTCTGTAATATGGTAATGGTGGTGCGTAATTCACTTACAACTCTAGTTTGAGTTGAAAAACAAAAGTAGCAAAAATAACCATAACTACAATACTCTTATTGGTTACacaatgtaaaaaatacataaactgtAACATCAAAAACCtaaattgtgaggaaaagtgtaaAGTTTAGGAGTGCTATTGAAGTTATCAGCTAAAAATAGAGTGTTATAATTTCAAGATAATTTACAtgagcctcatggtaaccataaCGGAAAAACCTGCAGTAATTACACAAAAGAACATGATAAAGAAGTCAAAACATACTGATACCGAAAGAaatcaaaacacacaaaaaagacagCAGGATAAGAAATAAGGAACAATGAATCTACAAAACAGCCAGAGAATAatgaaaatggcaatagtaaatccttacctatcaataattaccttaaatgtaaatagattaaatactctaatcaaaagacatagataaaatagattaaaaatacaaGACCCAACCATATGCTACCTGCAAGAGACTCACTTTGGTCttaaagacacatatagactgagagtgaagggatggaaaaaggtaatTCAAGCAaatggtcacacacacacacaaaaaggcaaGTGTAGctatatatcagacaaaatagactttaaattaaaaatggtaaattttattaatCAAAAGCCTTTTTCAGGGTCAGATCCCAAATGACCCCTCTGAGCttgttttttcaaaatgaatCTCCCCCCAAAGAGGCCACATTTGTAGGGCAAGTGGAATTTTCTGGAAAAGGGAGAAAGTGGATTCTAGGTGAGAAAAATAGTGGCACAGAGGTTGTTATGACTTAGAATCTTGGCAGAAGCAGAGGCTGGAAACTGTGCAAAGAATGTTTTTCATTTAGATGGAATTtgttcaaatacacacacacacacatgccaaaCCTCGGTGTGACACCTGGCCCCAAACCACCATTCCTGCCTCGTCTTGATGGGTTTAGGGTTTTTGAAGATTTCCTccatttccccttcctctctcctctttctcctcttcctttctctctccttctctctctctccccctcattAAAATAACAacctagtttatttttgtttaattgctGGTAGCATGACCTCAATTACAAGGACAACACAACTAATGCAGTTTGTGTGTGctgtggagggaaaaaaaactcaaaaagaaaaaaaaaacctagagaatGAATAGTAAGGGggattgtatttttttttgacgtctttattggactataattgctttacaatggtgtgttagtttctgctttataacaaagtgaatcagttatacatgtacatatgttcccatatctcttccctcttgcatctccctccctcctaccctccctatcccacccctctaggtggtcacaaagcaccgagctgatcgggGATTGTACTTTTAAACGAGGGGAGTCCTCTTTGAGAAGCTGATGTTTAGCAAAcacttgaaggaggtgagggagttgGAAAGGGAATAAAAAGACAAGGCTACAGCATTTCAGGGCCCCAGTTCAGGGCCTCTAATTGACACCTCGTGGCATTTGTTGATGGCTGCTCTTTTCCTAAAGTTCAGCTGAGACCCTGGATCCTCATTCTGACCCTGTCAGAGTTCCCCAAACTCTCTCTACCTTTGAGGCAATTGACTCCAAGAATCCTGCAGCTTTTCTGACAACTGCTACCTAAAGTACCTGACTGGCCTAAGTAATTTTTCAAACCTTGCCTACTGGAACCACAACTTTCAATACCACACCCTAAACCTCTCAGTAGTGACTGCCAGGTTTCCAGAACCACCTTCCATACCGAGTCCACAATCTGAACATCCCCAAAACCATAGTTACCACAAGTTCATTTTATAGGGCACTTCCATGGCCACTACATTAATGTTAAtgaggattcattcattcaaccaatatttacaaACACCTAATCTGTGGCAGGCAGTGTTATAAGTACTCTCAGATTAATCCTCTCAAGATACTTACGAGGTAGTTAATGTCATTAGCGCGAGTTGATAGAGGAGGAAAATGGGAATATAAGGTCACACGTTGGATATGGAGAGGGCTGTGATTTGAACCCAGTCTGGCTCTAGAATCCATGCCCTTAACCCCTGTGACTGTCTTGCAATCATGGGTCTTGTTTCAAAGTTCTCTCTTCAGTTAGACACTTCCCTTAGGTCTTTCTTAAATGTCATCTCAGTGAGGCCTTTTCCATGGCCATTCTAGctaaaatttacacacacacacacacacacacacacacacacacacatacacaaacactcaCTATACCCTTTCCTGCGCCATTTTTCTCCTTAACATTTATCActatattatacattttacttatttatctagcAATTATTACCCCAAATTGTTATTTGCTCTTTACATTTAATATCTGTGTCCTGCACTAGAAGTCAGCTGCAAGAGGGCAAGGATTTTCACCTGTTTTCTTTGCTGCTGTATCCCTTGTCACACAGTAGgcacttggtaaatatttgtggaatgaatgaatgaacccttcccttgtggaatgaaagaatgaataagtgagtgaatgaacCCTTCCAATGATGGCTGATTCCAGGCTGCCTTGCTTGGATCCTGGTTGGCCCTGGATTCACCCCTCTGACTCCCATGCTTTTGACCGCAAGTGTATTGGCTCTGTttacaaatgttaacatttaaaatCAGAATTATACCAATTCAGATTAATTTCTATTGAGGAAGTTTGCCCTGGAGTTAATTCTGAGCCAATGTAAATTCTTGTTCAATGCCGTACAGTGGCGAAGTTAACCCAAAGCCAATTTTGTCCATTTTCACTTTTCTGAAATTGTTTTCAGTGGGATGAATCATTTTCGGGTTAATCTTTACAGTGATAATTAGATCCACACATCAATATTCTtatctgtgtcatatttcagCAATAATAGCTTTGTCCCTGATATCTCCTTGCCCTCAGGCTGCTCCTTGAACAGCTCAGGCACATTCTTGCTTCGGGGACTGTACTGGTTGTTCCCTCTGCCAGAAATGCTCTTGCATCTGTagttcatctctctctttcttcacatgtttttcctcaaaaaaaaaaacaatcgcCTTTCAACAAGGCCTAAGCAGACTACCCTATTCAAATACAATGTTCTCCCATCCTGCACTCCTGATCCCCCTTActgctgttatttatttttttagttatttttttattgagatataattgatttacaatgtttcaggtatacagcaaagtgattcagttatatatatatatatatatatatatatatatatatatatatatatatatatatatatatatgtatgtatacatatatatgtatgtatatatttcaggttcttttccattataggttattacaagatattgaatatagttccctgtgctatacagtagctccttgttgtttatctattttatatattgtagtgcatatctgctaatcccaaactcctaatttatccctcccccgcctttatttttaatttaatgcatACTTATCACCTCCCAATACACAAATATAATGTAATTTAttgtcttgtttattgtctgtctccctctgctAGAATAAAACTCCACAAGGGCAGGAAGTTTTGAATCTCTTGTTCCCGGCTGTATCCCCACTGCCTAtaatagtgcctggcacccagtaggcactcaataaatatttgttgaatgaatagctCCTGTTCTTCTGAGCTTTATTTGTGGCAAGTTTTCTCCAAGTCTAATATTTCAGGATTGCAGTTTGCAGATTCATGTTTGGTTGAGAGCATTGGTTCTGTTTTCCCTTAACACATTTTAAAGTTCACGGTTTTAGCTGTTGTCAGTTTGTTCTGCAGTGATTATGTCTATCAGTGATAGTCATTGTGGATCCAGtaagatattttgtttttatttcctaggTAATCCAGGAGAAAAACTGTACGCAATCCCCTTAGACAGTCCAGAATTGTCTGGGATGGGCTTTGCTAAGCTGAGTTTTCAGTCAGCTTCTGGTCAACTTTGTGTAGTGTGTAAAATCTAAACTCCttccaacaaggacctgctgtctagcacaggaaactgtattcaatatcttgtcgtaacgtataatggaaaagaatctgaaaatatatgtaactgaaatatataaaactgaatcactttgctgtacacctgaaactaacacaacattgtaaatcaactatacttcaattttttaaaaaaatctaaactcCTTCTAACCATGGCCCATGGGGCCCTACAGATCTGGCCCATGACCACCTCTATAACCTCATCTCTAACCACTCTTTTGCTGGATGATTCCAGTGATTCTAGTAAGCACAATATTCCAGCCACACTCGCTTTCTGGCAGAATTTATCTCATCTGTTGGTTTCCATGCTTGTTTATCCTCTGTCTCACCCACGGCCTTGAGGTAAAGTCCATGAGGACAGAGACTGTCTTAGTTTGGGTCCTTCCAGAAGCTGACCCTGAGACAAAGATTGAAGTCAAGTAGTTTATCTAGGATGTGATTCCAGGAAGCACCTGTCAGGCAGTGGGGAAGTGAGGAAGTGAGACAAAGAAGGGAGGGCAGCCGATGAAGAGTGTTATTAAACGACTTAGTGCTGTGGGCAACTGGGACTTGTTCCCACTGCGGAGTTCTGGAGGCCAGTGGAGAACACACACCTCGGGGATGTCCCATCTGAGGGGCAAGGGGGCAGGGGTACTTATCTACCAGCTCTCGTCAGTCATTGGCTGAGGGCTGCTGCCAGGAAGTGTTCATTCCCTGGCCCCTCCAGCCTGCCAGGCCCGGAGGCAGAATGGCCTTATGCAGCTTGAGAGGAAGCCCTCCAGCCAAGAGATGCAGACCCTGGCAGGTGGAAGCCCTCCAGCCAAGAGATGCAGACCCTGGCAGGTGGCAGTTGGCCAGCGCACACCGGAGCAGTGAGGGAACTGACAGTGTCTGCCACAGAGACTGTGACTGTCTTGTTCACTGGGCCTTGCACATAGTACGTGCTCTATTAGACTGAAAGATGAAGCTGGTTCGTACCTGTTATTTTGCCAGAGCAAAGCTGGGCCCCATACATCAAGGTTCAGATATCCTTGGGGCCAAACAGTACGGTGAAAACATTGAGTGTGAGGTCTCTGACCACTCACACTGGCCTCCACTCCCACCCTGGGAAATTCCTGAGGACAGGGATCCTGGTATCTGTCATGCCTGGCACTCTGTCAGggcttgacacatagtaggcactcaactcCCACCCCTTCATCCCAATGTGGTCCTTAAAATGTCAGTCAGTCACCAGAATGGCTACAGTGAAAAAGATGGGGAGTGCTGAGTGATGCTGAGAATTCACCACTGGGGAAGTGTAGATTGGAGAATTGGCATGATTTACAAAGCTGATCATATGTCTACTCCCATGATTTAGCAATTCCATCCttaggtatatgcccaagagaaatgagtgcATATATCCATCAAAAGAtatatacaagaatgttcacagaagGATTATTCTTAATAGCCCCAAATAGAAAactacccaaatgcccatcaacagtggAATAGATGAAGTGTGGTCTATTCAtggcaatggaaaagaatacagcaGTGAGGATGGGCAAACTACTAGTTACATAACAACGTGGATCCATCTCACAAACATCATGAGATTGAACGTTGTTAAAAGTCCAGAGAGTGGTTAccattgggggaggggggtggactTGAAGGGAGCTTCTGGCGTTTGTTTCACATTCTCTTTCTTGACCTGGGTGCTGGTCATATGGGTGTGTTTAGTTTGTAAAAATTTAATGAGCTTTGTAAACTTACGGTATgtacacttttctgtatgtacattttaatttaatggtTTAAGAAGAGgtggccagtgtggctggggcCCATGAAAGAGAGGAAAGGTTGCTGTCAGAAAGGGGGCAAggacatgaattttaggatttggTCTAAGTGTAGCTTCTTGTTTGACCAGAATGGAGGTTTCTTGAGAGCCTGAGAGCTTGATGaggaggcggggggtggggagggggcgatCAGAAATGCTCTTCCTCAGGGGCTGTAAGCCTGAAGGGCATTGATGGTAGGGAATGGCACCTATACCAGAGGTAACGATACCAATGTGTTGCAGCACATACCGTGCCAATCCCTGCTCTAAGTGAACAGATATACCCAAAtacctgccctcgtggagcttacaTCCTGGTGAGGGTTAGTGGGGGGACATGTTCTCTGGGCCAAGGGTAGCTATGGCTGCAACAGGCTGAGGTTTATTATGGGGGTATTCCCCCCATATACTCAGGTACTTGGTGGCTGGGATAACATGCCCCTTTCACTTCCACAGTCCCTGTAACTGCCGGCTGGAGAGTGGAGAGTGCTCCCTTTACACATTAGTACTCTCTGCTTTGGAGCTGCCCTCGAGCTGGGAGACTGGCTCCACAAGGAAGCATTCAGGGAGTGACACTGCTCACTTCCAGCAAGGTTCACCCAGACATCGCTCCCACCTTAGCCTCATACAAGTGAACCAGGGCTCCTCCTGACTCAGAAGCTAGGGTTAGGGGCATCATTTGTAGTGGTGGGTCCATCAGGCCAGATGTTCTTCCGGTAGCCAGTGACTGGGGGCGCCTGCACTCTCCGACGTCCCAGGTAGGGACCTGCACAGAGATGGTAGCAATGAACATGTGATGTGGGAATCTGAAAGTGTGAGCTGTGGAAGGGGGCCACAGGGGAGAGGGCAGAGATGCCAGGGGCACGAAGGGGAGCCCAGATGCCCATAGTTAACGGGGATCTAGGAGAGACTCcctggaaagaaacaaagacagagccaGAGCAAGTGTCCAACTCCATCTGCCAGATCGAGAGAGAGCCTGAGAATGAGCCCCTGACGCAAGGAGATGGCCTATTCCCAGAGAAAAAGAACGGGGGATGGGGTGGGCAGTGGAGAGAGACTTCCTGCtcgaaacagagacacagaaagagagagagagataagggggcagggagagaaacagacacacatgcacacacacagagatgtgCATCTTGAGTTAGAGACCACCCAGATTGGggtagaggggaagagagaggcatCCAGACTCACCAAGACACAAGACAGAGGCAGAAACCCCAGAgctgagagaaacagagaagaaggcagggagggagacaaACACTCATCCTCAGCAATAGAAAAGCCCTGCTCTGACCCACCACCCTCAACCCCTGGTCACCCTGGCCCTTCTTCCAACATAGGCGGTCCCAGTGTGGTAGCTTTTTTCTAAATACGGCTGCCGTCAATTTCTTCTCATATGCTACACCTTGATCCAGAGAAGGCCTGAGCCACCACAGAAAAAGCCCAGGCTATTCTGCTGGAGAGAGAGGCCACACAGAAGACTCAAGTACCAAACATGGGAATACAGAAGCCATCTTGGACGTCCAGCCCAGTTGAGcctccagatgattccagcccAAGCCACCCAAGACCCCAAGGACCACCTAGCTGAGCCTGGTCAACCACAGGACCATGAAAGGTAATAGTAAATCgtcgttttaagccactgagttttaggGTGTTTGTCACATGGCAACAGATAACCAGAATACCCAGAAAAGGCTTTTCAAGCCTGACATCCCACTCCCACATCCCcctcacaacaaaagcaacaccaGCCAGTCACAGTTTCAGTCCCTTTAATTAGGTGCTCTGAAGAGAGGGCAGAATGGCAGACAAGGGGTGGAGAAGGTGGTGCTCTTAAGCCCCTTTCAGTAACCGGTCAGTGCTCATCCTCTGGCAGCTGGATCTTGCTGGGGTCGAAGCAGTTGGAGTCCATGATGGGGAGGCCATTGGCCTCTCGGTATTTTACAAGCCTCTCAGCTTCCCGGCGGGCCCACTCCTGCATCCTGGAGGCAGCAGCGTGGGGGTAGACGTGAGGGAGCCTCAATGGACACCAATCCCCATCTTAGCTCCCCAGGGACAGGATTTCTGGCAGTCTCCTTCAATCTCCACCCCTGCTTCTGCCCCGACCCGTCCCACTCTCTTTGACACCCCATGCACCTGTAGTCAGGCAGATAAGCCACAAAGGTGCTGCCAAGGACCAAGACGATGGAGAAGCCAAAGAAGAAGACGACCCGCATGTTCCAGAGGTCCACAGCAGGGTCCCTGTCATAACCGTGGGAGTCTGGGTTCTATGGCAAAGAGAAGAAGAGGTCAATGAGGGCTTCCTGCTGCTCCACAAAGCCTTATGCTGGCGCTGCATAACCTGGTCTCCAATTTCACCTCGGACcaatctcccctccctccctaaaTTCCTCTCTATTCTTAGGACTTGTCAAGCTCCttcccaccacagggcctttgcacctgctgttcccgcCGCCTGGAAAGCCTTTCCCCCAGATCTAGTCGTggctggatctgtctcctcattcAAGGTTTTGGCTTCATCATCACTCCCCTTAGGAGGCACTCCCTAGTCACCTTATCTATTAAGTTGAACTATAGAAAATTGCCATTTTTACAGGTCAAAAATGTCTCAACCTATTAACTCCCTACCCCCAAGTCACTCTCCATCCTCTTACCTTGCTTAACTTTCTAGCATTTACTAGTTTACCAAAGTAGCATATCCTCCAAATCCTCTGATCACATCATCTTATATTATTGATTACATACTCTATATTACTGTTTCCTAacattttacatgtttattttcagTATTCTCCACTACCACGTAAGCTCTGTGAAAGCAAGGGCTTTATCTGATTTCCATACTGCTGAATCCCTAGCACCCTGAACTTAACCTGGCATTACAGCAGGCCCTCaatacatagttacagaatgaatgaataaatgaataagcatcCTATATATCCCAGCCCCTCAACCAGAGATTACTATTAATGAAGTACCTATTGTA encodes:
- the NDUFB11 gene encoding NADH dehydrogenase [ubiquinone] 1 beta subcomplex subunit 11, mitochondrial, which gives rise to MAAGMLGLCGRRLLALAARRGLPAARVRWESSSSRAVIAPSAVTGKRPPEPTLRWQEDPDAEDENLYEKNPDSHGYDRDPAVDLWNMRVVFFFGFSIVLVLGSTFVAYLPDYRMQEWARREAERLVKYREANGLPIMDSNCFDPSKIQLPEDEH